CACTGTATACTTTTCAGCGCCTGCTGAATACATTCTTATTTAGGCAAGCTTATTTAGATGTTTCAAAAGTTTGTatgagtttatttttaaaaattagactACTGTATTCtggttttaactttctgtatgcTTTAAGTTTTGGCTGTATTCTTTTTTTTAGTGATAGTTTTATTGTTTCAACTTATTGTTCACTGCTTTCAGGAGTTTTTTCGTACAATCAAGTGttatgtaaattttatgaaataaaaagaaaagaaaatacaatgcaaaattatatatattccCATCAAGTCCttgcctccctgcctcctcccctatGACCAGCTGCTATTACTCACAGTGAAGGGAAAAGCAGCTACATTACTTTGTTCCTGTCTTCCACAGGTTCTAAATGATCGAAATTTAACTCACCCTTTTTAGGAAGCCACCACACCACATTACCATTGCCTCATCAatgtagggggtgggggagacagaaaAATTATGAGTAGCTGCGTAGCTAGGACCTTCATTAAACCCATCTCTCTTTCCTATATTCTTCCAGtgaccttttgttttgttttgttttgccacacATCCATGAATTCTCACCCACACCAGTCTTTTTTCTCCCTATCACATACTTAGTTACACTTCTcccttcttttttctcccccaacTCAAAATCTCAACAAACTCATTGTACCTTCATCTCCCACAAGAAAATCTTCTCTAGCAAAGTCAGTCAGATGACATTCCACCTGTCAAATCTTCTCACATCTGATTTCTAAAGCTCCACTACAAAGATCCCCTGGTTATATTTCTTCTTCATTCTCTGTGACATTCCCTTTTGTACCTCCCCCTAGTTATCCCTCCCCATCCTAGTCATTGCTTgcttccttttccctcccttgTCTTGAGACTCCCATACCTAGAAAATATGGGTTGATTTAAGGTCTCTCGTACAAGTCTCGAGTCTTCTTTGCTTGTCAGTACTAATTTGAATCTCAATGCTATTTTGGATGTATTTGTACCTGGTTGATTGCTCATGCTTATTTTGGAAATATTATTTCTCTGGGCATCCTTCCTTCAAGGAAAATAAAGTTATTGACTCCAAAGTGACATTCACAAAGTCACAGAAAGCAGAATGGTATTCAGTGTGCTATCTCCCCACTGCATAATTTTAAGGAACACAAGGAATTTCAGCCTGAACCAGTTCATCAAACACCCATGGACGTTACTGATTAACTTTAATGAACAGGCATGATGAATCTGTTCATGGTAAGTGAAAACAGCAAAGATTCAAACACACCACCTGAAAGGAAATGCATGCATCTGCAAACCTTTTGATTCCACTATAGCCCTCAAACACATCCAAGGATTCCTGGATGACATATTTTGCTCTTTGCAGGATATAATTGGCAATTAATTTTGTAGCTACAAGGAGACCTGAGAATATAAGCATGCAGATTAGAAATAGGCAAGtgctacatttaaaaataatgaaatgcagaTGGATGGCAATTGAGTCTGATAATGAACATAATCTTGCCTCTCCACAGGTATCCTCAGAAGTGTGTGCCCTTGGCAGTCAAGGACACAGGTATCTCCTTACCTGGGATGGATGTCCACCAGCAGCACGAGGGTCTGCATAGTGATCACGTCAATCCTTTTACAGTGAAAGCGTGCCACCTTCAGCACTTTTAGATATGTGAAACACAAGACTACGAGGGAGAGGAGAAAGCTGAGAGAATGAAAGACCCCTGTGAAAACCACAAACTGTGTCCTGTCCTCCAGTTTCTTGTTGTAGAGGGTGCAGGAGGCATAAAGGTGATGGAAACCCACCCAAGACAGAGAAGTTGCCACTATAGGAAAAGACACAGAATGCAACCATGTATAGCTCAGTATGAGAGCAGCATCTCTGTAACGCATCTTGGAATGGTAGTTGAGAGGAAACACCACCGCTATCCACCTGTCTATGCTTAGAGCTGCCATGCTCAGCATGGAGCTGGTGGTCAAGAAAGTCTCTAGAAAACCCACGATGTGGCAGAGCTGGTCTCCTCCAGGCGGCTTCTTGTAAATGATCCCAGCCAGGGTCAGGGGCATGTTCAAAACAGTCATCAACAAGTTGCAGAAGGTCAGGTTGAGGATAAACAATCCCGGGACTTGCTTGCGGATATCTGCGCTGTACAGAAAGCAGATCAGCACCAGCACGTTGGACAGCAGCGAGACAAGGATGAGTACCACAATCAAGAAAGCCAGGATCACTTCCCAAATGTTCATGGTGCCTCCATTCACAGGAGGAACATTTCCAAAACTGCACCCAGCTGGCATCCAGAAAACATGGTGTGAGGCACTCtcacaccctcctcctcctccccagcctgCTCACACTCCTGCATGCCCTCAGTATTTTTAGAAGAGCTGCAGTTTtttcctctctgctgctgctgctactgctactgctgctgcttctttccacGTCAACGCTTTTTAGAGACATGCACAAAAAGCATTGGGAATGCCTATCAAACTATGAGGAGGGTTTAAAAGAATATGTATCTCAGCAGCACCAAGCCACAGTCTCCTTCTAAAGAAAGCAGGATGTTCACAGGAGCAGTTCGTCCGAGATCCCTGATTATTGGTCCTAAAGCTTCCCAGCAATTCAACCAGTGTATTTATTCTCTTTACCTcttttcctctgtctctctctcttgctctctccacgctctctctccccctcccacctacACACTTCCAGGCTGACTAACCTGCTTTTATGATCACAGATAAATCCCCCATTAATGGATTAAAGCATGAACACTGCTGGTGATTTGCTGGTGTGATTGACATACcagcttccttttcctctccccctttgCATCCCTCAGATGATATCCCCCCTGATATCTGGGGATCTTGGAAGTCTGGAAAGAAATCCCACCCATCCATTTGATATCTTTAGCAGTTACTTTTCAAATAACAGATGCTAAAGCCCCATCTTTcagcctttttttttatttaaaagatattCCAGTGCATCGTTAACAGGAATGGTTCTTCTTTTATTTATGTTGACTTGCTTGGCTCCGGAGGATGGTGTTATTTTATCTTACTCATTTATGTTTATGGGATTTCAGTTCTGTGAATTTGAAAGTTTTCTAAGGCTCCTTtacagaatgaaagaaagaaaacacaaatatTCAGAGAATAAATATACTTTCTTTGTAACTCCGCAGCCCAGCCCAAAGTCTGAAATAAAGAGAATCCATTTACTGTCCTCTTAAAGACATGCAGATTAATATGTATTTGCTTTATTTGCGTGTATGAATGGTTTCACAGGAATCAGCATCTTTTGTGAAGGTTATGTGGTTGTGGAGGAGATAAAAGAAAGTCATTTtgagggaagagaagaaaaggaagataCAAGTTCATAAGGTGAGGGGAACATCAAAAACATTGGGGAAGAAAAGAGGATATAGAGTTGATTTCTAGCCTCCACCACCCACACTTCTGGAAGTCCTGTTGAAAGTCTTCTGTTGACTCACACTCTAGTCGATACTATGTGGTCCATAACATTTTTTGCAGCCACAAGGGACTAgcatcttgatttttaaaaactcacagACTCCAGATTTTGCAACTTTCACAGCTTCTCCGGGTATCTGTGCTATTGGACAAGACTTCAGCTCCTATTAATGAACTGGTTCAGGGGTGAAAATGCTGGATGTCTCCTCCAGTTCATAATGGTTTTAAACATTCAGAATTTCAAGGGAGTAAATATTGTGTGCATTGTCtagtttcttctcccaaaatCATCAGCCTACATTTACTCTGAAAGTTGGAGCTCTCTACTTGAAACAGATGCCTGCCAATTAAGTATCCCTGAATCATATTCAGGCTTGTCTCATATCACAATGTTCGGTAGAGCTTTGTTTTTGAGCAAATCGGAGCAGTAACTTCTCCAGATCCACCTGAATCTAAATATCCTCCCTGTTTTCCGAGGTTGTGCAGAGACAAGAAGTGTGTAGAGATAGGCCAGCGATATCAGGAAGGTTTAGGAGAAATAATAAGGCATTCTGCTTTTGAAATATTGATGGGCTAATGAGAGCACATCCAGGCAAAAATGTCTGTGAGACGGGGGAAAGGACAGAAGCTGACAGAGAATGGAATCTTCACAGAATCACCAAATTGTATagctgaaagggaccacaaggatcatctagtccaacccctcgcaatacaggaatctttttgcccaatgtgggacttgaacccgtgaccctgagattaagcaccTCATGCTCTATCAGCTGAACCATCTATAGGTAATAACTACCCTCATTTGCCACAAAGAAAGCCATGGTGCCATGGGAGTGCTTGTTTTCATTATATGGCTGTGTACTggtttaaaatgcagcaaggtcaTTCTTTTTTCAATTCAGATTAAAACTTGTTTAGTGTGGTGGGGataatgcatcaaaatgcagtgtTTAATAGGAAGCAATGCTGCGTGGTGGATGCAGATTTTGCCTAATGTTGTGTGCACACCACTTCCCGAAGCAGTGGTGGGCATGCGATGGTTGCAGAGTAAATGGGAATATAATAGCCCTTGTGTGAAATATTGTGTTTTGTGTGAGAGAGGTGAGAGTGGGGAGAGGGGTTTctgaatagctgtcaacttttcccttttcttgcgaggaatcctattcggaataagggaatttccctttaaaaaaaggaaaaagttgacagctatggtttctGAGGTGAGGGAGCTGGAAGCTGTATGTCGGTGTGAGAAATCCTGTTCACACATTCTGAAACCGTATGCAGCGAATGAGTGAAAACATGCTCTGCTTGTAAGCATCatttatatacacatatatagaaCCTCTGTGCACACAGAGCTGATGGAGGGGCAAGGTTGTGGGCAGCGATCATATGCACGATCCCACTCCGGCTTCCATGCATTCCATTACAGACTTGTGAAAAAGAGAAGTAGCAAGCCTGAATAGTGAAATCTGTGGATTGGGTGAAGGTTTTGTATGTTTGAGCAGAGTTGCAGGAAAAAAAGGAGCTGGTGAAAGGTGGGGTATATGAAACACACATTTCTACATGGCCATGGGCATTCCATTTTGGAAGCTTTCACCGAAGGCTGGATGCAACCAttgtttcaaaaataataaaatgcatgaCTCTCTTGAAGCTTCCGTCCTTGTCTTAAGAATGGGAGCAGTGATCTCTCCTCACCCGAAGAgctatccattttttttaaaaaaaaaacccctcagccCACTTGCCCCCAAGGCAGAAAGAACAGTAATGCAATAGCTAGTCTTTACCTTATTATTCATTCTTCCAAATAATTATACTAATATCCAGGTTTAGATAAGGAAGTCTTGCCTTGTTTCATGAATTAAAGGAACTCCAGCTTTTTCAGGATATACAGTTGCTGTCTCTAGATGCTCTGCCCTTTCtgggggatttttctttttttatatagctTTTAGAGTAGACTCGAAAATCAAAtccatccagcagcagcagcagcagcagcagcagcagcagcagcagcagcagcagcagcccacacAAATCTTTGACTAGGAAATTGTCTGTGGGTGGATCTGTGGGGGCGGAAGGCACTGCTCTTTCCTGTGGACAGTTTTTCTGAACACTTTCTGAGCTTTATTCCATATGACCAATTAGGTGTTGAACTGTGTTCATTTTCAGTTGTACTATGTGCACACACAGCCACTTCAGGCACATTCTTTCAATgctacagacacacacacacacacacacacacacacacaatttctcacCACATGATGCAGCTATCAGGATTTCTCTTAAGTGCCCAATATTTATATAGTTAGTAATGGAAATATAGGGATTTCCACAATGTAGAAATAGGtatgtttttttctgaatgtgaaTTATATAGCTGCAGACTGTcattagttgtgtgtgtgtgtgtgtgtgtgtgtgtacgcgtgtGTGCAAAATCCCAATCATCTGTATGTTTTTTccataagattttattaaagcttaaCCCCTGTCAcacacagaaagtggtggaccctcccagtctctcacctgggagatcttcccttcccttcctggcCTCTCACTCAGGGTCCTTCCACCCGCCACCTTCTTGTGCATGTAATCCTTGGACACAAATAAAggcccagagcagaggacaccaaagaaaaaagaaagagaaaaaagaaaaaagaaggaaagaaaataaaataaaaaataaaatggacttCCGATTTTCTATCtctgttacatttttaaaaaatattccaaaaaaaATCACTCTAGGATGAGATCCAAATATTGCTTAACAGAACGTAGaacattttcccaatcttcagaTCCAGAAGTCtcaaatttgttcatttcccttttcacacaaaaagtccaaaaggggttctctaattattgttattaataaataTCAGCAATGGTTTTTCCTCTAATCAAACATATCAACTTTGCCTCCTATAACTCCAGCAGCCATTCCTCCATATTAAAAAAATAGTCAATCCTTCCATTTTCATCCATATAAGAGTCTCTCCACTGTGATCTTATATTGAGATAGTATCCCATATTCTTATTATGTATCCATTATTTCTCATCCAGTTCTGTATCTTCCATTCCCATTGCTATTGTGTTTGCCATGGCTTTCCATCCTTCTCTAATAAATTATCTCTTCCATTTacacttcttccattctttttccaagaAAAGAGCCAGAGATTTGATAGCTTTTTCCTCTGAATTCACTCCAAGTTGTATACAGCGCCCTTTCTCTCTCAGCACTATCGGTGCCATCTTCCCAATCATGGCTTCATTCCACTCCTCCAGAATCACAACCCCACCATTTGGCTGTTTCATTTCTCCAAACATCTGTGTGAAtgacttttccatttcaccatctGTTCCTTCTAACTCTGCACTTTTCACCCTCTGGTTCTGCCAGTCCTTTATCCATATTACCGTATTCTCCAGAGCCTCTGTATAATCTTTGATTCCACTTTTCAGTTCATTTGTCTCTGATTTACTTTCATTCTCCATTAGATCTAACTTTGATTCAATCCATTTTATTTGCTCATCAAACATTTGCTGAAGGATACCAACAGACAGTGGAATGTCCAAAGATAGACTTGCCATATTGAACATTTTCAATCTTATTAACAATTCAGTCTcattacatctcccatcaccgCCTTTAGCTCTTCACAGCATTATAtcttataaaaataaacacattccTTTCTCATTATGAGTGGCAGAGTTACTTTTGATTTCTAAGCAACACTTTcatcaagcaaacaaaacaaaaataaaataaaataaaataaaatttcttaGCACACAGAACTCCCATGTTGATATAAAACTTTCTTGACTGAAACCATTAAAGGATGCTTCTTGTTCTGCCTTCAGCCCTTTAATGATCAACTTCCATTTCCTTCTTCTTGAAGCCAGAAATCAGCTCATGCACTGAATGTAAATTTCCACCAGCCGACAGATCAATCTCTTCCAGTTATAAATTATAACTGTCTTGGAAATAATTAAGAAAAGGGGGCTTTTGGAGATACCATGCCCATCAGGGCTCTTATGTGGTATTTGGGAGCGATGTTAGTTCCTCAATTCACAAGTCCCTTAACTCTATCAGAATTCCTAGGAGCTGACGGCTTCTTCGTCTCTTGACACAGAAAGCAGCTATCATCTAGCTATCATCAATCACCATGTAATTATCTCTGTCAGCAGCCTGCCAACAAAACTAGAGTTAGCCCTTTATGTCAACACATTAGAAATAATTGATTATCTTTcacccccttcaaaaaaaaaatatggatacCAGATCAATTGGGAGCATtattttatagaattgtagagttgtaaaggACCCTGATGGTCATTtattccaacccctgcaatgcagcaatcttaactaaagcattcatgatagatgtctaaaaacctccaatgaaggagagtccaccacctttcgaaGGAGTTCATTCCAccttttaccatcagaaagtttgtcatgatgcttagttggaatctcctttcttgtaacttgaaattTTAGTCAATGACCAAATGTGTAACATGCCACAAGATTTTAGTCAATGAACCTTGAGATTTTAGTCAATGAAATGGTTTCTTTGATTGATTGCTCTTACTAATGAATCAACTGCACTTTTGCAAAGATTCTAAGTGCTCCTACTCAGCCAGGGCAAATGAAGGGATTAGGCAGGATAAGCCTCTGTCTTTCCTCTTAATTCTGATAATATCAagagcagggttgttgttttctcctgccagaactcagttccggcacttctcagttgggcaccattgccattataagagaacaagggaggcattcatggttccagcacttctttttctagaaaaataggattGATCAGGGAGTCTACATGACATGGAGATTGGAGTGGGACGGAGCTTAAAATGGACTAATTTAGGTCTGATCCAAATGAAGCTCATATTTCAGACTGAACCAAGGGAAACTCACCAATCATGATTCTAATCAGAGAAAAGTACAAGAGAAGCTTTTGACAAGGAGCTTTTAAAATTGACACCTAAATTATCTGAGTTTTTGAACACATTGTATCTGGAAAGTGCTATAATTTTACCTCTTCTAACCTTTACTCATCCCCCTCCCATTCCAGAAGATCATGGGGGTAGTTGTTATCTGACACTGTATATCCCTTATAACTATAGAGATAAGTGAATTTAAATTGCAGCGCAATGTTATAATAAAAAGTTCTCACATTTGTGCTAAATAAATGTCAGTATGATTGTCTGGATACAGTCAGTTCCCAAGAGAGGAATTTCTTAGCCCACAGGGAGATAGCACTTGTAAAACCCAGCTCTCCTTACAAGGAAAGGGATGGAAACTTAGAGACAAGAGTGTCACTGAGACAGCAGGTTGTCAGTCCCCCTCTTCTTAGGTGTAGGAGCAAATCATGCGCCCTCTCCACAGAGGCATGCCCTCCCTGATCTTGGGGAAGAAAATGGAGGTGGAAAGGGTAGGGCGGAAGATGGGCATTTTCTGACAATATGAGTGATTGTAGATATTGTAGATATTTGCATTTGTGTGGACGGAGTAGGCATGCAACATAACTCAGCATTTTGGAGTACCTGCCAACTGCCTTGCAATGACATCCAGTAAATCTTTTTGTGTATGTACTTATTTCAGTTATTCATCCAACTTATTAGGAAACCCACCCACACTAAGCAATGACAAACACATAGCCttcacattttaaaggaaaagtcCAGTTTCAAAGGCCGCATTTCAAACACTGgggtcaaaaataaaaataaaaattaatttgtgagtcacaaatgttgttggatttccTCAACACTTTGGTCATCTCCTAATGGGGATACCCAAAACATAGGCTTGTGGTATGTCTGGGAGAGCTGAACCACCAGCCTGAGGTCAGATGACATGTTAATCCAAATTGTGGCTTGGCTCAGGATAAGACAGCAACAGAATAACcacaagcaggggcgtcgctaggggggtgcagtgggggcggtacgccccgagtGACAGGGGTGAcaagtggtgggtgggggtgacaagcggcgggtgggggtgacaagcagcggcccctcccgccactcaccacgcaacgccggtcaccctgggagcagcagcgctgcacggacggggtgctccctcggccgtgcgctgttgctcccggggcgacggagcgagtggccgcgcgtgggggtgacaagcggcagcccctcccgccattcccaagcgctgccgctccccccatcaccccaggagcaacagcgcatggctgagcgagcaccccgtccgtgcagcgctgctgctcccgaggtgaccagcagcgtggggagtggcaggaggggtcACATCGTgccgtcacgatgccccgcccccggggcgtttcctttgccgccccgggtaccgcggagccttactccgccactgaccACAGGAAGAGCAAATGGTCATGGTTTCCTTTCTGCAAGCCTGCATGGTTGCACTAAGCTTCGGTTCATGTTGCATGTGAAGATGGTCACAAAGAACCAGCGCAGATAAAGAAGCCATGCAAATGAATAGTGGAGTTTAACAGCCACTATGCAAATGCACGGTCCATGATCCAAGAGCCAAGAGGTCATGGTAGTGATATAGGAAGGATGAGCAGCACCATTTCTTCAAGTGCATCTACATACCACTGCAGGATGCAGCATCCAACCGACTCTTCACAGTGGCACACTCTGTGGATATGCGAGCAGGTAGGACATGGATGACTTTTAAGATGCAGCATTCTAAACACACTgcagtcaacaaaagagtttgcAATCGACAGGATGATACAGCAATAAGGTTTAGCCCTTCTTGAGTCTTCACGGAGCTTCCAAAAGATTATTACAGTAATCCTTAGCCAACAGCTCTGTGAGTTAGGCCACAATTATTATCCCCATAGCGTCGTGTGTAacgcaatcctatgtatgttgactcagaagtaagtcccactgtgttcaatgggatttattccagGGAAAGGATTGAAGCTCTCTGAGACCTATGGCAGATGTGACAGATCTGAATCAGGGACAAGGGATAGACAAATCTCTCAAATTCAGGTATTCAGAGCACCTTTCCCCAGTCTGAAGTTTATTTTGCTACATTGCTGTATTCGTTTATGagggtgaattttttttttttttgtaaaaatgtcctcatgaaaattcaccagcattttagggtgtctttctcctaatatacatatttttatcaGCAACTTTCCAGTTTGACCTCAGctccggaggcacactccattgtctcttgagacagacggatgccaacaacatgtcCTTTACAAATGCATATGCATTATCCCTGATATATGCATTGTTGtataccaggggttggcaaggtttaccagccatgggccggatcactcccatggAGTTCGTCCGTGGGCCAGACTGACGCAGCGCAACGCcagaaatcacgtctgtgcatgtctgcggcgctggaaatcgcttctgcgcatgtctaGATGCCAAAAATCGTGCCTGCACAGAAGCGTTTtctggtgtctgggcatgcgcagatgcaatttccggtatgtgcgcatgcacagacatgaTTTTCAGTGTCGCTTGGTGAGTTCCCACACCgcactgtgccggtttagcgcagcgcataGGAGACTCGCTGAGCGGttggcttggttcgggggcagctcatgggccggtaaaacggtctccatgggccgcatccggtccatGGACCGcacgttgccaacccctgttgTATACTTTATTTTAGCTGGAGAACACAATAGCAACATTGGGAAAAGTGAAATTGTCAAtgatagctgcatttcagttcacaaattatttcaggaagtgcaaattgggtGTTCTCACTGAAATTCAAACTGAATTTGAATTCCCCCAATCCCTATCATGGACTTCCCTGATTTACACAAGTGAGCCAAACTTAGACTAGGATCCTTTGCAGTGGTCTTTCATGTCCGCTTGATTACCCAAAATGGCTTTTAGGCTGCTAAAATGAAGAAGCTTCAGGGTGGGGTAAACCAGAAGTGGATTTGGGTGTGAAGGACTGCAAGCAGTCAGAGCCAATGAGGCGGCACAGGCGAGGCACCATTGCTTTCCCCCATCATTGGAGCCGGGCCCAGAAATGGTGAGTTTGGTGTGGTGCATGGTGGAGGGAGCATCAGATTGGCTTCAAGCCATGCGTCACACCAAGCTCTATGTGTCATGGCCCTCCCCTTTACCTCTCAGTAAGTGCCGGCCACCCACATTGTTGGGAAGCTGTCAGCAGTGGTGCCCCATTTATGACACCTTATAGGGCACTGCTGGCTGCAAGGTCCATTCTGGCACTGAAAACAAATGCCTGGGATGAGCTCTCTGTTCCTAAGGCCTACTGCACAGTGACCTCCCTGAGAATTATTTTGTACCTCTATTTAGTTGAGATGAGGCCTTGGGGGGTGTCAGTGAAAAACACTATATGCCCCCACATACTTGATCTTTGCCTCCCCACCACCCTACACTAGGGTATATCAGCTCTCATTCCTAGAAGCATCATTTCACTCTTCCCACTATCCCAGAAATGAATATCTACAAttaaagcaagggtggggaaatgTTTTGGCTCTGTGGACCAGGTCCCTATATGTCCCCAACCACCCTTAACCCTACCTAAACAGGTCAAAATCCCTTGTGCAGCACTTCCAAAATGCCCAAAAGCCAGCTGCTTGTCAGGTgcttgagaactgcagcagaagagctTTGGCAGCCCAAAGCCTGCCAGCTCTAAGCATAGGGCTGACAATCAAGTTTCCCCACTCAGTCACACAGCCAATCCAGCAGGCTTGAAGTCATGCCCATCAGGGATGGAAGGATGGGATTGGTTCCCCACAGGAAACTCTGTCATGCAGCCAATCCAGGCCCATCTTTCTGCCCTGCACCTGACATCAGCTGTGGGGCAGGTAGCCATAGTTTGGAGGTAATGATTTCCTGGGCTGAATTGGGACCCATGCCAAGCCAAATTTGGCCTGTGGGCTGGAGATTCCCTACCCCCGTATTTGAGTGTTATGTACAGCCTTTCGCTGTTCTGACCTGTGACACAACCACCATTATACCCTGTTTTAAAATTCAGTAAAATAGTGAATCCAGTGTTATATTGGAAACAGCCTATTTTAACatccatgttttatttattctggACTCTTAGCTTCAGCCACCACCTGGAAAACAATTTAAATCTTTTCCATTTCACATGCCTAGATGGGAAATGGAAACTGTCATGTGAGCTTGGCTATGAGCCAAGATGTCAGAAAGCCACTGAAGAGATAATCTATCCGTCACATTTATTTTGGAATTC
The sequence above is drawn from the Lacerta agilis isolate rLacAgi1 chromosome 5, rLacAgi1.pri, whole genome shotgun sequence genome and encodes:
- the GPR26 gene encoding G-protein coupled receptor 26, yielding MPAGCSFGNVPPVNGGTMNIWEVILAFLIVVLILVSLLSNVLVLICFLYSADIRKQVPGLFILNLTFCNLLMTVLNMPLTLAGIIYKKPPGGDQLCHIVGFLETFLTTSSMLSMAALSIDRWIAVVFPLNYHSKMRYRDAALILSYTWLHSVSFPIVATSLSWVGFHHLYASCTLYNKKLEDRTQFVVFTGVFHSLSFLLSLVVLCFTYLKVLKVARFHCKRIDVITMQTLVLLVDIHPSVRERCLEEQKRRRQRATKKISTFIGTFILCFAPYVITRLVELSSIVPINAHWGVISKCLAYSKAVSDPFVYSLLRHQYKKTWKDIINKMLKRSSINSSALTSESQSRNILQATD